One genomic window of Fusarium keratoplasticum isolate Fu6.1 chromosome 3, whole genome shotgun sequence includes the following:
- a CDS encoding DAO domain-containing protein has translation MSNSTEPTVVVVGAGIIGLTSALKIQQLLAESPTTQSTSVLLVAKEWPTSIPGAPTSHSADYASMWAGAHVRPIPGSTPQLRREAKWLKHTVAELEHHRQSEPWVGIRRLPGIEYLEDPSPDYLKQDAQSFAAETGLSGYRKYEAHELPEGVKLAFEYDTYCINSPLYCSNLLRKFILQGGKTLQRELKSEEEAFTLASQVLFVVNASGMGFKDAKCFPIKGKFRWPVGQIVLTNLAAADKTITKQLKDGSWSFIIPRSFNGGTVIGGTKEPGDWRIEPSLELRQRVLDNAKSIAAESCGQNQVPGPLKVIKDVVGRRPAREGGMRVESETKDNGQGIQCVIHAYGAGGRGYEMSWGVASEVADLAREVLRSTSAPKSKL, from the exons ATGTCCAACTCTACTGAACCTACTGTCGTTGTTGTAGG TGCTGGAATCATCGGCCTGACCAGTGCCCTCAAGATCCAGCAACTCCTCGCAGAGTCTCCGACTACTCAGTCAACATctgttctcctcgtcgccaaaGAATGGCCAACCTCAATCCCAGGGGCTCCCACCTCTCACTCTGCCGACTACGCGTCCATGTGGGCCGGCGCCCACGTCCGACCCATCCCAGGCTCAACGCCCCAGCTCCGTCGTGAAGCCAAGTGGCTCAAACATACCGTTGCCGAGCTTGAACATCACCGCCAGAGTGAACCCTGGGTCGGCATTCGTCGTCTCCCGGGTATCGAGTATCTTGAGGACCCATCGCCCGATTACCTGAAGCAGGATGCTCAGAGTTTTGCCGCCGAGACTGGTCTGTCAGGTTATCGCAAGTATGAGGCCCATGAGCTTCCAGAAGGAGTGAAACTGGCGTTTGAGTACGATACTTACTGTATCAACTCACCCCTTTACTGCAGCAACTTGCTGCGCAAATTCATCCTCCAAGGTGGAAAGACGCTGCAGAGGGAGCTCAAgagcgaggaagaagctttTACACTTGCGTCTCAAGTTTTATTCGTGGTCAATGCGAGTGGAATGGGgttcaaggatgccaagtGCTTTCCTATTAAAGGCAAGTTTCGGTGGCCCGTGG GCCAAATTGTACTGACCAATCTCGCCGCTGctgacaagaccatcacAAAGCAGCTGAAGGATGGTTCTTGGAGTTTCATCATCCCCAGATCTTTCAATGGAGGGACAGTGATTGGTGGCACCAAGGAGCCCGGCGACTGGCGTATTGAGCCATCCCTGGAGTTGCGGCAGAGAGTTCTGGACAATGCCAAGAGCATCGCTGCCGAGTCATGCGGTCAGAACCAGGTACCTGGGCCACTaaaggtcatcaaggacgtGGTTGGTCGAAGACCGGCTCGTGAAGGAGGGATGAGGGTTGAGTCAGAGACCAAGGATAATGGCCAGGGGATACAGTGCGTCATCCATGCTTACGGCGCTGGAGGACGCGGCTACGAGATGTCTTGGGGTGTTGCAAGCGAAGTGGCAGACCTGGCGAGAGAGGTGCTTCGTTCGACGTCGGCGCCTAAGTCAAAGCTGTGA
- a CDS encoding NACHT domain-containing protein produces the protein MEGVGAVANVVVNLSVKVVTLCSQYAEDARSARSDIEELRDQVTALRRAAKSARRLIKDQHGASLEASRDMEDALRESLNVLRKLVESLQYSTGRRFMRLFRIRVLRWPLKRRDVNQKIKRIRRCTKRINLALQVYQTAIIGVDAKVVRVDETMVSMEQRMLMHMLPTALGALYDSREEEDGATCLTGTRVELLRDIDDWVNSRKAPTVFWLNGMAGTGKSTISRTVAATAAMHRYLGASFFFKRGETDRANMSRFYTTIAYQLVRSMPDLVPHIRAAISGKDSVIEESADKQFEKLILQPLMRVRNRNRTTFAIIVDGLDECDGDDDIRRLISLLSNFKDVKNFRVRVLITSRPELPSRLGFHDSRDHHRNFVFHEISETNVEHDVEIFLRLRLDQIRRGYNRSVSRDRQLPKDWPASRDTATLVRMAGPLFIFATTVCRYLSDRRCGNPREQLRKVLKHRARSQEDKMEATYLPPLEQQLTGMSNSEKGQVLDDFRTVVGTIVLLETPLPVSALAGLLDVREDTVHARLDMLHSVLNVPESADSPIRLLHQSFREFLTDPGKRGTNEFWVDEKYWNSHITSCCLRIMNDALEEDICGQVNPGADRSSLRPGQVDSSIPPELKYACRFWARHLRNAERSFYRDQEVYDFLSRHFLHWIEVLSLIERPNESYHISKSLQVFLHNTPCSELGQLLKEAPSFIQRNLDIINSHPLQLYSSLLSITPENSLMRRLFWGEGPSWVSLIPAPDSHWGQVQYTLEGHKGTVNAVAFSPDSSLLASASSDHNVRIWRVETGECIREFQRHKRPVRDVKFSPDSTLIASKCDETIRIWKSDTGIQVENLAIEGNHRECPVEFSPDSKLVAWIGERGDLRIMQLDTLQCIWQFRQGGFTDPRKRLQTTPYSLHFSSDSKTIAVVVEETGFFSLWSVESGYRIRKHEQIWNLSLEVPHNSPRRDVSYSFVEDTSQSTFMMAGNEHLHSESDDTILVRWVETGEVVQSITTPYSGKSRATSTLFSPDGAILGSIHEDKTVKVWEISTGNCLHILSGFASEVKAMSFSPDMRLVASGSTDKMVHICSISSGSNLPVSEESIHPIQAMVVSPDGSVVASFSANRELALWRIDTGVCMHRLECPHRMEYLEGASSKPPFAFLTRLLFCAWTRSTLYIYRVDTGQRVSEVDKHHGSEVAFSPDGSRIAFRPSEDTIYTMMPDSGEYGHQLTGGRRLSDPRFSPDSTRVAAISYTTKNSHVHVWSVEDGVCLHRLRTRLPPNATKAHISGISPDGRWVAVQWVVDEERASRGVRAYKRVYFLEVISVAPGDVGMRFNTPSSKPPGDCSFSSGSQHVAWVCGSSMRVWDTATGALTHHVNLGFSPSRIDFDIGRDYPFTNFGRININSPPPEDVNGAGISPGRLGYGVSADMSWLMWNDMEFFWLPPRFRPHEGCAIEISGSTIIIGSETGVLLFFRFTLEETLSRHRIVTIVE, from the exons ATGGAGGGAGTCGGCGCTGTCGCAAACGTCGTGGTCAACTTGTCTGTAAAAGTCGTCACGCTTTGTTCCCAATATGCCGAAGACGCCAGAAGTGCCAGGAGCGACATCGAAGAGCTGCGCGATCAGGTGACGGCGCTAAGAAGAGCCGCCAAATCAGCACGGCGGCTGATCAAGGACCAGCATGGCGCCAGCTTGGAGGCCTCGCGGGACATGGAGGACGCCCTCCGGGAAAGCCTCAATGTCCTCCGAAAGCTGGTGGAGAGCCTCCAGTATAGCACTGGTCGCAGGTTTATGAGGCTGTTTCGCATCAGGGTGTTGAGGTGGCcgttgaagaggagggacGTTAATCAGAAGATTAAACGGATTAGGAGATGCACGAAACGGATCAATTTGGCTCTTCAGGTGTATCAAAC GGCCATAATTGGCGTCGACGCCAAGGTTGTCAGAGTTGATGAGACCATGGTCTCTATGGAGCAGCGCATGCTCATGCACATGTTGCCCACCGCACTGGGGGCATTGTACGACTCccgggaagaagaagacggcgcTACTTGTCTGACGGGTACCCGGGTTGAGTTACTTCGAGACATAGATGATTGGGTCAACAGTCGGAAAGCTCCTActgtcttctggctcaaCGGGATGGCCGGCACTGGAAAGTCGACAATATCTCGAACCGTTGCGGCCACAGCGGCTATGCACCGATATCTAGGGGctagcttcttcttcaaaaGGGGCGAGACCGACCGAGCAAACATGTCCAGGTTCTACACAACGATCGCCTATCAACTTGTTCGCTCCATGCCTGACCTTGTCCCTCACATCAGAGCAGCTATTAGCGGAAAAGACTCCGTCATAGAAGAGTCCGCAGACAAGCAGTTCGAAAAACTCATCTTGCAGCCTTTGATGCGTGTCCGGAACAGGAATAGGACTACCTTTGCTATCAttgttgatggcctggatgagTGTGATGGGGATGACGACATCCGGCGCCTGATCAGCCTCCTCTCTAATTTCAAAGATGTCAAGAATTTTCGCGTCAGGGTTCTTATCACGAGCCGACCAGAACTGCCGTCTCGACTGGGTTTTCACGACAGTCGGGACCATCACAGGAATTTCGTGTTTCACGAGATATCAGAGACTAACGTCGAGCACGACGTTGAAATTTTCCTAAGGCTCAGACTCGATCAGATCAGGAGGGGCTATAACCGCTCAGTTTCAAGGGACAGACAATTACCAAAGGACTGGCCTGCATCAAGAGACACGGCAACGCTCGTCCGGATGGCTGGCCCGCTCTTCATCTTTGCTACCACAGTCTGTCGATACCTCTCGGATAGGAGATGCGGCAATCCCAGAGAGCAGTTGCGAAAAGTATTGAAGCACAGGGCGAGAAGTCAAGAGGACAAAATGGAGGCGACTTATCTTCCACCACTGGAGCAACAGTTGACGGGCATGTCCAACAGTGAAAAGGGACAAGTCCTGGATGACTTCCGGACCGTTGTTGGAACCATCGTGCTTCTCGAAACGCCACTCCCAGTGTCGGCTTTGGCTGGGCTCCTCGATGTTCGAGAAGACACGGTTCATGCGAGGTTAGACATGCTTCATTCCGTGCTGAATGTACCAGAGTCTGCAGACTCTCCCATTCGGCTTCTCCACCAATCCTTTCGAGAGTTCCTGACCGACCCCGGAAAGCGAGGAACAAACGAGTTCTGGGTGGATGAGAAGTATTGGAACAGCCATATCACCTCATGCTGCCTTCGCATCATGAACGATGCCCTGGAAGAGGACATTTGCGGGCAAGTCAATCCAGGAGCTGATCGCTCAAGCTTACGGCCGGGGCAAGTGGATTCGTCTATTCCCCCAGAATTGAAATACGCGTGTCGTTTCTGGGCCAGACATTTACGGAATGCTGAGAGGAGCTTCTACCGCGACCAGGAGGTTTATGACTTCCTGTCCCGCCATTTTCTGCACTGGATAGAGGTCCTTAGTCTCATTGAAAGGCCCAACGAGAGCTATCACATCTCCAAAAGTCTGCAGGTATTCCTACAT AACACGCCCTGTTCCGAGCTTGGTCAGCTCTTGAAAGAAGCCCCCAGCTTTATCCAGAGGAACTTGGACATCATCAACTCACACCCACTTCAACTGTACTCTTCACTTCTCAGTATCACACCGGAGAATAGCCTTATGCGGAGACTCTTCTGGGGCGAAGGACCTTCATGGGTATCCCTTATCCCAGCTCCCGACTCTCACTGGGGCCAAGTCCAATACACCTTGGAGGGCCACAAAGGAACAGTCAACGCCGTTGCTTTCTCCCCAGACTCTTCGCTCCTGGCTTCGGCCTCATCAGATCACAATGTTAGGATCTGGCGGGTGGAAACAGGCGAATGCATCCGAGAGTTCCAGAGGCATAAACGCCCTGTGAGGGACGTCAAGTTCTCTCCCGACTCGACACTCATAGCATCAAAATGCGACGAGACTATCCGAATCTGGAAATCTGATACGGGTATACAAGTCGAGAACTTAGCCATCGAGGGGAATCACAGAGAATGCCCCGTCGAGTTTTCACCAGACTCCAAGCTTGTGGCGTGGATTGGTGAACGAGGTGATTTGCGGATCATGCAGCTGGATACCCTCCAGTGCATATGGCAGTTCAGACAAGGCGGCTTTACGGACCCGAGAAAACGACTACAAACCACACCCTACTCCTTGCATTTTTCATCAGACTCGAAAACTAtcgcggtggtggtggaggaaaCAGGGTTCTTCTCTTTGTGGAGTGTCGAGAGTGGCTACCGCATCCGGAAACACGAACAAATCTGGAACCTCTCCCTCGAGGTCCCTCACAATAGTCCGCGCCGGGACGTGTCGTACAGCTTTGTAGAGGACACGAGCCAGTCTACATTCATGATGGCAGGCAACGAACACCTCCATTCCGAGTCCGACGACACCATCCTTGTTCGCTGGGTAGAGACGGGCGAGGTTGTGCAAAGCATCACGACCCCTTACAGTGGCAAGAGCCGCGCCACTTCGACACTGTTTTCTCCAGACGGTGCGATTCTGGGGTCGATACATGAAGACAAGACCGTCAAGGTCTGGGAAATTTCGACGGGGAACTGCCTACATATTCTCAGCGGTTTCGCAAGCGAGGTGAAAGCCATGTCGTTCTCCCCAGACATGCGTCTGGTCGCTTCGGGGTCTACCGACAAGATGGTACACATCTGCTCCATTAGCTCTGGTAGCAACCTCCCCGTGTCGGAGGAAAGCATACACCCCATTCAAGCCATGGTAGTGTCTCCAGACGGTTCCGTCGTTGCATCCTTCTCAGCAAACAGAGAGCTGGCGCTGTGGAGGATAGATACCGGCGTTTGCATGCATCGTCTCGAATGCCCCCACAGGATGGAGTATCTAGAAGGAGCCTCTTCAAAGCCCCCCTTCGCCTTCTTGACTCGCCTGTTGTTTTGCGCGTGGACGCGATCGACTCTGTACATATATCGCGTAGACACAGGCCAGCGTGTCTCCGAGGTTGACAAACACCATGGATCTGAGGTTGCGTTTTCCCCTGACGGAAGCCGTATCGCCTTTAGACCCAGCGAAGACACCATTTACACTATGATGCCGGACTCGGGGGAGTACGGACATCAACTCACGGGTGGAAGAAGACTTTCAGATCCGAGGTTCTCGCCCGACTCTACACGTGTTGCAGCTATATCCTATACCACCAAGAATTCCCACGTGCATGTCTGGTCTGTCGAGGACGGCGTTTGTCTTCATAGACTTCGCACGCGGCTTCCACCAAATGCCACCAAGGCACATATCAGCGGCATTTCGCCAGACGGGAGATGGGTTGCTGTGCAGTGGGTGGTTGATGAAGAACGGGCTTCACGAGGTGTACGCGCATACAAACGAGTGTATTTTCTGGAAGTCATATCTGTCGCTCCGGGCGATGTGGGCATGAGATTCAACACACCTTCGTCAAAGCCTCCCGGGGACTGCAGCTTTTCAAGTGGTTCTCAACATGTGGCCTGGGTTTGCGGTTCGAGTATGAGGGTCTGGGATACTGCCACTGGAGCACTGACTCATCACGTCAACCTCGGATTCTCTCCGTCCCGTATTGATTTCGACATCGGCAGGGACTATCCTTTCACCAACTTTGGCCGAATCAACATCAATAGCCCTCCCCCAGAAGACGTTAATGGCGCAGGGATTTCTCCCGGAAGGTTGGGGTATGGAGTCAGTGCCGACATGTCATGGCTCATGTGGAACGACATGGAATTCTTCTGGTTGCCACCGAGATTCCGACCCCACGAGGGCTGCGCCATCGAGATATCAGGCTCGACAATCATTATTGGTTCAGAAACAGGAGTGTTACTTTTTTTCAGATTCACGTTGGAGGAGACGCTTTCCAGGCATCGCATAGTTACGATTGTGGAATAG
- a CDS encoding Peptidase M20 domain-containing protein 2 produces the protein MAFYQGALLALCVCQSAMAAAIGPRANDGSSATYLKDVSKYVDSINPELWPINKEIHDNPELQYEEVKAHKILTDFMADQDGWKVTRSAYNISTAFVAVYEGDGDGPVVSFNAEYDALVDLGHACGHNLIAMASVSGALATAEIMRKEKLGGKVVLFGTPAEEGGGGKIKLLDAGAYDDYKVDVSLISHPGNGGDTAWMTTTAITRFEIEYTGKEAHAAASPWEGINAQDAIVLAYDGLAMLRQQTRRDEIIQGYIKSGGSRYNVISAKSSGMWALRANNVDALSDLTERVHQCFKGAAVATGTKLNFTKLPYGYTEMRTNDILARSYSTWFAKLGGKPMEEEKAKAVRGSASTDQGNISHEFPSISAGFGIHYDNGTSPVTGPHTPEFEIVAGTRRAFNESLAVGKSLAGVALDVLTVDGYLDKVKENFKKTGKSSPDS, from the exons ATGGCGTTCTACCAGGGAGCACTTCTCGCCCTGTGTGTTTGCCAGTCTGCTATGGCTGCTGCCATCGGGCCCCGTGCTAACGACGGCTCCTCTGCCACCTACTTGAAAGACGTGTCCAAGTACGTCGACTCCATTAATCCGGAGCTTTGGCCCATCAACAAGGAGATCCACGACAACCCTGAACTTCAGTacgaggaggtcaaggctcACAAGATCCTGACCGATTTCATGGCTGACCAGGACGGCTGGAAAGTTACGCGCTCAGCTTACAACATCAGCACAGCCTTTGTCGCCGTGTATGaaggtgatggcgatggaccGGTTGTTTCCTTCAATGCCGAATATG ATGCTCTTGTTGACCTTGGACATGCTTGCGGTCACAacctcatcgccatggcctccGTATCTGGGGCTCTCGCAACAGCTGAAATCATGCGAAAGGAGAAACTAGGCGGCAAGGTCGTTCTTTTTGGCACGCCCGCCGAGGAAG GCGGTGGTGGTAAGATCAAGCTACTGGATGCAGGTGCCTATGATGACTACAAGGTTGATGTCAGCCTCATCTCCCACCCCGGCAACGGAGGTGACACTGCTTGGATGACAACCACCGCCATCACCAGGTTTGAGATCGAGTACACTGGCAAGGAAGCCCATGCCGCCGCTTCCCCTTGGGAAGGCATCAACGCCCAAGATGCCATTGTGCTTGCATACGATGGCCTAGCCATGCTACGCCAGCAGACGCGCAGGGACGAGATCATTCAAGGATACATCAAGTCTGGCGGGAGCCGCTACAACGtcatctcggccaagtcgaGTGGAATGTGGGCGCTTCGAGCTAACAACGTTGACGCCCTGTCCGACTTGACTGAGCGTGTACACCAGTGTTTCAAGggcgccgccgtcgccaCCGGAACAAAGCTCAACTTCACCAAGCTCCCATATGGTTACACCGAAATGAGAACAAACGATATTCTTGCTCGCTCATACTCGACCTGGTTTGCCAAGCTCGGGGGCAAACccatggaggaggaaaaggcaaaggctGTCCGAGGCTCAGCCAGTACCGATCAGGGCAACATCAGCCACGAGTTTCCTTCAATCAGCGCCGGCTTTGGGATTCATTACGACAATGGCACTTCGCCAGTGACTGGGCCTCATACTCCCGAGTTTGAGATTGTGGCTGGGACCAGACGTGCCTTCAACGAGTCTCTTGCGGTGGGCAAGAGTTTGGCTGGAGTTGCGTTGGATGTTTTGACGGTTGATGGGTATTTGGATAAAGTGAAGGAGAACTTTAAGAAGACAGGGAAGTCTAGCCCTGATAGCTGA
- a CDS encoding NmrA domain-containing protein yields the protein MPTLAIAGGTSASLGRAIVTALLSSQRHSLWNVVILSRSQNVPLWLRAIDKDSTRTQVRAVDYLSTDSLAQALKGTHTVVSVTSAVDGTQAQIQKNLLHAAVKEGCKRFAPAQWVFGPRGETSIQTTRSFFEGVWDECVKYKNEIECGKFNQGAYMNYIGHGIYPTPLKVADDTALQLMSAGNGYMAGEDEACQGLLRQGDLADGSGAFLLGLRNGIAEVPVKDDGSWPRITMTTMRDVGRFFVESLELPKWEESMSMAGETLTMGELLAHAEAVTGKKFLVNRLTRAYLEKTLSEIAPDDYMAQMWTEFKLAYTGDLDDEMVLKPVVNELCPEVQPVGVREYMEKYWVGV from the coding sequence ATGCCTACTCTTGCCATCGCTGGTGGAACCTCGGCCAGTCTTGGTCGAGCCATTGTCACTGCTCTGTTATCCTCTCAACGTCACTCGTTGTGGAACGTAGTCATACTCTCTCGATCCCAAAACGTCCCGCTCTGGCTCCGCGCTATCGACAAAGACAGCACACGTACCCAAGTCCGCGCAGTCGATTACCTCTCCACCGACTCTCTGGCACAGGCCTTGAAAGGCACCCACACCGTCGTCTCGGTCACCTCGGCCGTCGACGGGACTCAGGCCCAGATACAAAAGAATCTTCTACATGCCGCTGTTAAGGAGGGCTGCAAGCGATTTGCACCAGCACAGTGGGTGTTTGGCCCAAGAGGAGAGACTAGCATCCAAACCACACGGTCGTTCTTTGAGGGTGTCTGGGATGAATGCGTCAAGTACAAGAACGAGATTGAGTGTGGAAAGTTCAACCAGGGCGCATACATGAACTATATCGGCCATGGAATTTATCCGACCCCTTTAAAAGTAGCCGATGACACAGCTCTGCAGCTGATGTCGGCGGGAAATGGATACATGGCTGGTGAGGACGAGGCGTGTCAGGGTTTGCTGAGACAAGGCGACTTGGCAGATGGTTCCGGCGCCTTCCTTCTCGGACTTCGCAACGGCATCGCAGAGGTTCCtgtcaaagatgacggcTCCTGGCCTAGGATCACCATGACAACTATGAGGGACGTGGGCAGATTCTTTGTGGAATCCCTCGAGTTGCCAAAGTGGGAGGAATCCATGAGCATGGCTGGTGAAACCCTCACCATGGGCGAACTTCTCGCCCATGCAGAAGCCGTTACCGGAAAGAAGTTCCTGGTGAACCGACTCACGCGGGCTTATCTCGAGAAGACGTTATCAGAAATTGCGCCTGACGACTACATGGCACAGATGTGGACAGAGTTTAAACTCGCCTACACCGGcgatctcgacgacgagatggTCTTGAAACCCGTGGTCAATGAGCTTTGCCCCGAGGTGCAGCCTGTCGGAGTCCGCGAGTATATGGAAAAGTACTGGGTTGGAGTGTAG
- a CDS encoding Protein YIP: MSNYYSNQQPQYPGAGPSAAQNLQFFPSQYGPATGGTGTPQPGGAYGYGNQQAGFAGAPGAQGFSGAGYGAQGVSGRLGEQGGLRTGWVAAFSSEGYDGEPPLLEELGVNFGHIQAKTLAVLNPFRRIDSHLMDDSDLAGPLIFFLLFGFILLFSGKVHFGYIYGLAALGSVSLHLILSLMSPSDAGQQPQQPSYPQYSSEPSAPAPPPGQQGGHFSATLTYPRSASVLGYCLLPLVATSLFGIVMPMDTPLGIVFTTAAIMWCTYSASGMFCVVGRMKGMRGLVAYPLGLFYVGFGIMGIFSSRGSGSLSNAAAKLNG, translated from the exons ATGTCAAACTACTACTCCAACCAGCAACCGCAGTACCCAGGCGCCGGCCCCTCGGCTGCCCAGAACCTTCAATTCTTCCCTTCGCAGTACGGTCCTGCAACCGGCGGCACTGGCACACCGCAGCCCGGCGGCGCATATGGCTATGGTAACCAGCAGGCCGGGTTCGCTGGGGCACCTGGTGCGCAGGGCTTCTCGGGCGCTGGGTACGGCGCGCAGGGCGTTTCGGGTCGGTTGGGCGAGCAGGGCGGGTTGAGGACTGGCTGGGTTGCTGCTTTCTCGTCCGAGGGGTATGATGGGGAGCCGCCTTTGCTGGAGGAGTTGGGTGTCAATTTTGGTCATATTCAGGCAAAG ACACTCGCTGTGTTGAACCCCTTCAGGCGCATCGATTCGCACCTCATGGACGATTCCGATCTCGCAGGCCcgctcatcttcttcctcctcttcggctTCATCCTGCTTTTCTCAGGAAAGGTCCACTTCGGTTACATCTACGGCCTCGCCGCCCTGGGCTCCGTGTCCCTCcacctcatcctctccctcatGTCGCCCTCCGACGCCGGCCAGCAACCCCAACAGCCAAGCTACCCCCAGTACAGCAGCGAACCCTCGGCGCCCGCTCCTCCGCCAGGACAGCAGGGCGGTCACTTCTCCGCGACGTTGACATACCCCCGAAGCGCGAGCGTGTTGGGATATTGCCTGTTGCCTCTTGTTGCGACGAGCCTGTTTGGCATCGTCATGCCGATGGATACACCCCTGGGCATTGTGTTTACGACAGCTGCCATCATGTGGTGCACATACAGCGCAAGCGGCATGTTCTGCGTGGTAGGACGAATGAAGGGCATGAGAGGCCTTGTCGCGTATCCCCTGGGTCTGTTCTACGTCGGCTTCGGCATCATGGGCATTTTCAGCAGCCGAGGGAGCGGATCGCTGTCCAACGCTGCTGCTAAGCTCAACGGCTGA
- a CDS encoding HET domain-containing protein: protein MDAMFDSIMGKPNPSDGGPPPFCNVCHDFKPIQFSKNASWLDRMFKKRDIKEEQLRENCHRCRLLKATFEKLETELFADFEDSFEVQNKDIWLTPQSDDVVLVRYMWWRKKTNPDTDVSNSHFYREVNIRLASKVEVPEEVPMESLTSLRRSPKSEESVQFLKDMLQTCESGEGLHSRCLHGQAPLLPTRVLKIGPEDGQCQLYDSQPGETGKYTALSHCWGPRAYQPIRTTRRSLSMGSSSVPLNNHSAVFSDAIWLCRQLGIDYIWIDSLCIVQDDEQDWEVESAKMAQYYSLAHLTIAVETSPNGTVPFLREREERWQAMAFKSTNQGDSPFTYVVQEHYRSDFYEDKPNNYYADGCNLLPSRAWTLQEFMLSNRIIHFTPSDMVWECHNGTASQDVYRDASEASHFNFRPVLYALDYLEATDEERVEGAYRVWSSILDQFSRRSITFESDRLPAFSGVAARFSRYFPGRYLAGIWEAHLFLGLCWDRATRFTRNPQHLALRETFAPSWSWASLPSKIPVVYPYALSKYSELEPPYRPTVLEAFCDVSDKAPFGRVRNGYILMEAPLFEATITCTSSQAGIFYHMSFGEEVQHHESLEPTITMDCFLATDGVTAARATSEDQMAYRQEPSTFQATAWVLWLAGSTKIQMYGIVLSREGESEEYSRLGSVCSGNLRTKNPLPMNPLLNEDVSID from the exons ATGGATGCGATGTTCGACTCCATTATGGGCAAACCCAATCCATCGGATGGGGGGCCACCTCCCTTTTGCAACGTCTGTCACGACTTCAAACCAATTCAGTTCAGCAAAAACGCCTCTTGGCTCGATCGAATGTTCAAGAAGCGCGATATCAAAGAGGAGCAGTTGAGGGAGAATTGCCATCGTTGTCGACTGCTGAAAGCAACCTTTGAGAAATTGGAGACAGAATTGTTTGCTGATTTTGAAGATTCATTTGAGGTTCAGAATAAGGACATTTGGCTCACTCCTCAATCAGATGATGTCGTCTTGGTGCGATATATGTGGTGGCGTAAGAAGACAAATCCTGATACCGATGTGAGCAATAGCCACTTTTACAGAGAGGTCAACATTCGACTGGCGAGTAAG GTTGAAGTACCTGAAGAAGTTCCTATGGAGTCGCTTACTAGCCTGCGTCGAAGCCCCAAGTCAGAAGAGAGTGTCCAGTTCCTGAAAGACATGCTTCAGACTTGCGAATCCGGAGAAGGACTCCATAGCCGTTGCCTTCACGGGCAGGCTCCGCTCTTGCCCACGCGAGTTTTGAAGATTGGGCCTGAGGATGGACAATGCCAGCTTTACGACTCTCAGCCAGGTGAAACTGGAAAGTACACTGCTTTGAGCCATTGCTGGGGTCCTCGTGCTTACCAGCCTATTCGGACAACTAGACGATCTTTATCCATGGGAAGCTCGTCTGTTCCCTTAAACAATCATTCGGCCGTCTTTAGTGACGCTATCTGGCTCTGCAGACAGCTTGGAATCGACTACATTTGGATTGACTCGCTCTGCATCgtccaagatgatgaacaGGACTGGGAGGTTGAGTCCGCCAAGATGGCTCAATACTACTCCCTGGCCCACCTCACCATTGCCGTGGAGACATCTCCAAACGGCACTGTTCCATTCCTTAGGGAAAGAGAAGAGCGATGGCAGGCCATGGCCTTTAAATCAACCAACCAGGGCGACTCTCCCTTCACATATGTGGTCCAAGAGCACTACAGGAGTGACTTCTACGAGGACAAACCCAACAACTACTATGCAGATGGATGTAATCTTCTTCCCTCCCGAGCCTGGACACTGCAAGAATTCATGTTGTCAAATCGAATTATCCACTTTACCCCTTCAGACATGGTATGGGAGTGCCATAACGGCACAGCTTCTCAAGATGTATACCGAGACGCTTCCGAGGCTAGTCACTTCAACTTTCGACCGGTCCTTTACGCACTGGATTATCTGGAGGCAACGGATGAAGAGCGAGTGGAAGGGGCTTATAGGGTATGGTCAAGCATCCTCGACCAATTCTCCCGGCGTTCCATCACCTTTGAATCAGACCGGCTTCCCGCCTTTAGTGGCGTAGCGGCACGATTCTCGAGGTATTTCCCAGGTCGCTACCTGGCTGGAATATGGGAAGCACACTTGTTCCTAGGACTATGTTGGGATAGGGCGACACGCTTTACCAGAAACCCTCAGCACTTGGCGTTGAGGGAGACATTCGCTCCTTCGTGGTCGTGGGCGTCTTTGCCCTCAAAGATCCCGGTGGTCTACCCATACGCACTATCCAAGTACAGTGAGTTAGAACCTCCTTATCGGCCTACAGTACTGGAAGCCTTCTGCGATGTTTCGGACAAGGCACCGTTTGGACGAGTTCGTAACGGGTACATCTTGATGGAGGCACCCCTTTTCGAGGCCACGATAACCTGTACTTCCTCTCAAGCGGGTATCTTCTACCACATGTCATTTGGGGAAGAAGTTCAACATCACGAGTCACTGGAGCCGACCATCACAATGGACTGTTTTTTAGCCACGGACGGCGTGACCGCAGCAAGAGCAACTAGTGAAGATCAAATGGCATACCGACAAGAGCCATCAACATTTCAGGCAACAGCATGGGTTCTCTGGCTGGCAGGAAGTACGAAGATTCAGATGTATGGTATTGTATTGAGTCGGGAGGGAGAGTCTGAAGAGTATTCCAGACTTGGGTCTGTATGTTCCGGCAATTTGAGGACCAAGAATCCTCTTCCTATGAACCCT CTATTGAACGAAGATGTATCTATTGACTAA